A region of the Pseudomonas asiatica genome:
GCCAATGCCGCGTTGATCGCGGTGTAACGCAGCGCGAGCGGGTTGATATCCACGGCGCTGACCTGGGCATGGGGAGCCGCCCGGGCAATCAGCAAGGCGCCCACACCCGTGCCGCAACCGATATCCACGGCATGCTCGACACGCTTTGGCGTGCGTTGCAAGTGATCATGGATGACCTGGGCGAAACGGTAACTGTCGGGGCCGAAAAACACCGCGTCGGAATGTTGGGTGGGGTACGCGGAGTGCACCAGCAGCAGGTCGTCGAGCGTGGACCAGCGCACGCGGCTGATCAGCAAATCACCGTGCTCCTCGAGTACCTGGGCCTGCCGCATCTGGTCCAGCTCATCGGCAGAAACCAGTGACGAACGGAACGGACGGTTCCAGCCGAACACATCGCGCACTGTCCTGGCCTGCCCGGCTTCCGGGCGCGCATTCACGCGAGCATGGGTTGCCGGGGTGACGCAAGTGAAGCGGTAGCCGTCGGCGCGCAGGCGCCTGCCTAGTTGCAGCACTGCCTGGTCAGCCTGGGTCTGTTGCGGATCGAGCAGCATCAGCGGGTGATCTCCTGAACAAGGCCGGTAGCACGCATATAGCGCCGAGTGGCCAGCAAGCCTTCCGGTGTTGCATGGCGGTTACCGGACATCGTGTCGATCAACGTCTCGATATCGGCGTCCGCGGCAGGAGTGGAAAGCGCATCATCCGATTGCACTTGCACCTCCCAGCTGCCAGGCAGCACGCGGCGCCCCCGGGCTTGCCAACCTGCCGCGATCCAGTCGTGCCATAGTTGTTTTTCATACGCCGTGAACACGCCATACATCGGTGCCGAGGGGCCGTCGATGAGCCCCCACCAGCGGCTATTGGCGGGTGCTTCACCACGGCGGATCCAGCCCTGCGCCTGCAGGGCCTGCAGAAACGCGGGCATGGCGCCGGGTTCGGCCAGCCATTGGTTGACGGTACGCTTTTGCAGGCGGCAATGGTCGGAATGCATGAACTGGCCAAAATTGCGCTTGTGCTCCAGTGCCGACAGCAATTCGGATTCAAGATCGAAGCTGCTGATCAGGCTGGGTGTATCAAGCCCCAGGTCGTTCAAGCGGTACCCACTGCGCACCCGCTGGTAGAACTGGCCAGCGTCGTCGGCCGGGCAGAGTTGGCGTAGCGCCTGGATGGACAGATGCGCATGCCCGCTGGCCGCGTTGTCGATGGTCACGTGAAGCTGGAAATAATGGCCATCGATGCCCAATTCCGCCAGTTCGTAGGTGGTGATCAGCAGATGCAACGGTGGTTGTTCATAGCCCAGGTTGTAGCCGATCACCTCGGGAAGGAAATCATCGCCGTGGCGCCCCAATGCCAATTGCAAGGCGCCCTGCAGGTAACGTTGGTCGTC
Encoded here:
- a CDS encoding methyltransferase, whose protein sequence is MLLDPQQTQADQAVLQLGRRLRADGYRFTCVTPATHARVNARPEAGQARTVRDVFGWNRPFRSSLVSADELDQMRQAQVLEEHGDLLISRVRWSTLDDLLLVHSAYPTQHSDAVFFGPDSYRFAQVIHDHLQRTPKRVEHAVDIGCGTGVGALLIARAAPHAQVSAVDINPLALRYTAINAALAGLSNVSVEPSDLLGGITGLFDLIVANPPYMLDASERTYRHGGGSLGAQLSLRIVEQACERLGSGGSLLLYTGVAIVEGRDALLEAIRLRLAGPEWSWVYREIDPDVFGEQLNEPGYEQVERIAAVVLTVTRNS
- a CDS encoding iron-containing redox enzyme family protein, which translates into the protein MTVMTRKTGAVIPASANGPGLKERYHKLLVAHDTTSAAWLSEQLARAQRLPDDLPADPAQLQAWSASHANQVAEAYASYLEQRRQGAPRRYFANRAQALWFLQQVAPTKAVDGAWLHSTLRQWSDPRYHGLIRTYLEELGGGDPRCNHVLIYQRLLSRLGCLGMPELDDQRYLQGALQLALGRHGDDFLPEVIGYNLGYEQPPLHLLITTYELAELGIDGHYFQLHVTIDNAASGHAHLSIQALRQLCPADDAGQFYQRVRSGYRLNDLGLDTPSLISSFDLESELLSALEHKRNFGQFMHSDHCRLQKRTVNQWLAEPGAMPAFLQALQAQGWIRRGEAPANSRWWGLIDGPSAPMYGVFTAYEKQLWHDWIAAGWQARGRRVLPGSWEVQVQSDDALSTPAADADIETLIDTMSGNRHATPEGLLATRRYMRATGLVQEITR